TGGCTAACACACTGaactattttacaaaataaatacaggaaGATCTCAAACAGGCTTGGAGACAACAGAAGACAATGCTTCCACAAGGACTAAAGGGATTACACTGACATATGAAGTAGGATTAAATAGGAACCGGTgcaaaccatagactgtatataaaatgttcaaacaCTCAGGACTAATACAAACAGGTGTGACTAATAACGTACAGGACACAAGCTGTATTCAAGACACAAAATAGACAAACTAGGAAACAGAACCAGGAAcatagaggtggctagaggtgatcaaaaacaaacaggcaggACTGGGTAAATGAACCTCACATTAATAAAGGGAATATGAatgaacaaacatttattttggtttgaaaaaagttctgaaacacaaaatacatCCTCACAGGGATGTAAACAAGTTTGTGCAAACAATTTTATAGAGATGCGCTTTATGTCTGTATAGGATATTTCCTGCCACTGATTTCAAGTCATAAACATGTCACCAACTCTTGACATTTTGCATTAATCTTGCTTTCAATGTAGATTAGATGTTTGCTAGTGAATCCTTGTTTCATGGGGATAGTTTCTGATATTTATGTGAAGAGTTTAAACAAGGGTCTATGACTACAAATAGAAAAGTTCAACTAACCTTTCCCTTTCTTCAGGGAACCTAGTCTGAGAGACAGCTGATTATGAAGACCTTGATTATGGATTTGGGAGGGCCTGTtgagggctacaacaaaattgtGAAGCATCTGGTCCCTGAAAGGGTTTGATACATCTGAAAAACTGTCGCAGCCCCTCTTCCATGATGTGTTttcgtgtgtctgtctgttgtcatGGCAACGAGCTAGGGGGCGTGACGTCAGCTCCAGGGTGATCCGTCCCTGATGGATCGTTAAGTCTTGTTTGTATGTGACGCTCGACCAGCTACTATACTCACCGAATTCTCTACTCTACTCTACTCTGTTTGCCTTCCTGTTGCCGTTTTTTTGTGTTCTCACCCATTCTTCCGTTCTGCCACAGGATTACCATCTCATCTTTCACTCACCTGGTAACTCTCCTGGGGACACATACCCCGATGCTGGATCAGCCCACCACGCCGCGACCAACACCCACCTCCATACACCTTTGGGATTCCAGACCCGTCCTCACCCCGACCCTTTTCGTCCCTCGTTCTGACCTGTACTCTGATAATAAACATTGTCTCCTTTCCATAGCTTGTGTCCAGTCTGCTTTTGGGTTCCAACACAAAgctccttttaaaattatgTTATGGATGTTGTGCTTTTGTAAAGAATAAATgcattacattctgtttcatAAATAAGTGAACATACAGACgagtgacaaattaaaggaactACCTGAAATATGCtacagagcatgataggatgcCTTATTGTATAATttagtacacctgtatggtatggttgtatcattcagtacacctgtatggtagggaTGTATCATTCAGTtcacctgtatggtagggttgtatcatttagtacacctgtatggtagggttgtatcgttcagtacacctgtatggtagggttgtatcgttcagtacacctgtatggtggggttgtatccttcagtacacctgtatggtagggttgtatcgttcagtacacctgtatggtggggttgtatcattcagtacacctgtatggtagggttgtatcgttcagtacacctgtatggtagggttgtatcattcagtacacctgtatggtagggttgtatcattcagtacacctgtatggtagggttgtatcattcagtacacctgtatggtggggttgtatccttcagtacacctgtatggtggggttgtatcattcagtacacctgtatggtaggaTTGTATccttcagtacacctgtatggtggggttgtatcattcagtacacctgtatggtagggttgcAGAACATAAACCCTTGATTTCTTTAGGTTTTCCATTTAATTTGTCAATTTGTCATCTGTATATACTAAGTAGGCTATGTAGACTTcaatgaaataaacacaatttaCATTAGGTAGCTACCCACCCTCTTCCACCTGAGTCTAGGACACGCAATGCTCCAAGGGGCATTATGGGAGTTGAGTCTCACCGGAATAGTAGCTATATAACATTACCAAGCttgatgtaaataaaatgatCGCACTCTGTCAATTTCTCCCTAACCAAAAAACGGATAGCGAGCAAGTTAAGTCAAAAAAGTACGGTTCGTTTGCTTGTATAGGTTAGAATAACGATTGGCCACTCCATACACGGACCGTAGATGATCAAGAAAGATTGTTCATGGAGAAATCATCTAAGATCCCATCTGATGTTGTTtccaatgtctttaataatTATAGGGGACCGGAAAGGCTGTCGTTATCCCTGCAAAAGGTAGATTTAATATGCTGAACATTAGTATGTCTTAAACCATAGTATGCTGAATATAGTATGCGAGAACATTAGTATGTCTGAAACCATAGTATGCTGAAAACGCGAGAACATTAGTAAGTCTTAAACCATAGTATGCTGAATATTGTATGCGAGAATATTAGTATGTCTTAAACCATAGTATGCTGAAAACACGAGAAcattagtatgtctcaaaccatagTATGCTGAATATAATATGCAAGAACATTAGTATGTCTGAAACCATAGTATGCGAGAAAATTAATGTCTCAAACCATAGTATGCTGAATATAGTATGTCGAGAACATTAGTATGTCTTAAACTATAGTATGCTGAATACAGTATGCGAGAATATTAGTATGTCTTAAACCAAAGAATGCTGAATATAGTATGGAAGAAcattagtatgtctcaaaccatagTATGCTGAATATAGTATGCGAGAACATTAGTATGTCTTAAACCATAGTATGCTGAATATAGTAGGCGAGAAcattagtatgtctcaaaccatagTATGCTGAATATAGTATGCGAGAACATTAGTATGTCTCAATCCATAGTATGCTGAATATAGTATGCGAAAACATTAATATGTCTCAAACCATAGTTTGCTGAATATAGTATGCGAGAATATTAGTATGTCTTAAACCATAGTACGCTGAATATAGTATGCGAGAAAATTAATATGTCTCAAACCATAGTATGCTGAATATAGTATGCGGGAACATTAGTATGTCTTAAACTATAGTATGCTGAATATAGTATGCGAGAACATTAGCATGTCTGAAACCATTGTATGCGAGAACATTAGTATGTCTTATACCATAGTATGCTGAATATAGTATGCGAGAATATTAGTATGTCTTAAACCATAGTATGCTGAAAACGCGAGAAcattagtatgtctcaaaccatagTATGCTGAATATAGTATGCGAGAAcattagtatgtctcaaaccatagTATGCTGAATTTAGTATGCGAGAAcattagtatgtctcaaaccaAAGTATGCTGAATATAGTATGCGAGAACATTAGCATATCTGAAACCATTGTATGCGAGAACATTAGTATGTCTTATACCATAGTATGCTGAATATAGTATGCGAGAATATTAGTATGTCTTAAACCATAGTATGCTGAAAACGCGAGAAcattagtatgtctcaaaccatagTATGCTGAATATAGTATGCGAGAAcattagtatgtctcaaaccatagTATGCTGAATTTAGTATGCGAGAAcattagtatgtctcaaaccatagTATGCTGAATATAGTATGCAAGAACATTAGTAAGTCTCAAACCATAGTATGCTGAATATAGTATGCGAGAACATTAGTATGTCTCAATCCATAGTATGCTGAATATAGTATGTGAGAACATTAATATGTCTCAAACCATAGTATGCTAAATATAGTATGCGAGAATATTAGTATGCCTTAAACCATAGTACGCTGAATATAGTATGCGAGAATATTAGTATGTCTTAAACCATAGTACGCTGAATATAGTATGCGAGAAAATTAATATGTCTCAAACCATAGTATGCTGAATATAGTATACGAGAAcattagtatgtctcaaaccatagTATGCTGAATATAGTATGCGAGAACATTAATATGTCTCAAACCATATTATGCTAAATATAGTATGCCAGAATATTAGTATGTCTTAAACCAAAGTACGCTGAATATAGTATGCGAGAAAATTAACATGTCTCAAACCATAGTATGCTGAATATAGTATGCGAGAACATTAGTATGTCTTAAACCATAGTATGCTGAATATAGTATGCGAGAACATTAGTATGTCTGAAACCATAGTATGCGAGAAcattagtatgtctcaaaccaCAGTATGCTGAATATAGTATGCAAGAAcattagtatgtctcaaaccatagTATGCTGAATATTGTATGCGAGAACATTAGTATGTCTTAAACCATAGTATGCTGAATATAGTATGCGAGAATATTAGTATGTCTTAAACCATAGTATGCTGAAAACGCGAGAAcattagtatgtctcaaaccatagTATGCTGAATATAGTATGCGAGAACATTTgtatgtctcaaaccatagTATGCTGAATATAGTATGCGAGAATattagtatgtctcaaaccaGAGTATGCTGAATATAGTATGCAAGAAcattagtatgtctcaaaccatagTATACTGAATATAGTATGCAAGAACATTAGTATGTCTCAAATCATAGTATGCTGAATATAGTATGCGAGAACATTAGTATGTCTCAAATCATAGTATGCTGAATATAGTATGCAAGAACATTAGTATGTCTTAAACCATAGTATGCTGAATATAGTATACGAGAACATTAGTATGTTCATAATAATGTTCTTGCACGATtccctcgtcttttcacttgatgaaaaagtcagttatcgtcacctatattgttagttattgtatcaatgtcattcacggatgaaagaaaaacgaacgttgttgtgccatgaaatgaaatagctttggcagtttAATTTCATCTTCCGTctagctagcaattgctcaattcttatgacaattccaagtagtaagttattagtaagcctattactggctaataagctgttaaaacggccagtggcaaaagccatacatttctattGCTATTTGGTGGAagtaaacgtaataagaaacaatagtcagtttaacacaatacttaatgttttctagctaaatattcaaacttgccgTGATGTGAacgcgtgacaaaatgatctgatGTCGAGATGCATTTTTATGACACGGTAGTATGTCCAAATTGCtccctacagtaatctctttctaatttaacacgtTGAATGTAATGTATCAACCCTTTGGCacttgttgttggtttggacaaCTACTAGGATGTTTTCTTGTTGGTGATCAGACAGTGGAAAGTGTCTAATCTGTGAGGTCAAAGACATGACcacatatttatacacacaaATTACCGTCTGTCAGTCTTACTGCAATGACAGGGAGGGACTTTAGTCCCATAAAACTGACTTACCAGCATGCCTATGAGGGCAGGTCAGAGCCAAACCCTGAACATAGCCTACCATAGATGGTGCAACAACAGTTCAAGGGGGGTTATATAGGCAAAAGCTTGACTTATTCTAATGTGGCAGAAAACATGCTCTAATGTCGCAGACCCTAATGTAATGCAAAAGCACACAGCTGTAAAGCTAGGTCAATCTTCACtttcaatatttatttgcatGTCACACCATTCCACTACAAAGCCTagacctgattggctgctggGTCTCTACAGTGGCTGACACTGCCCCTGCTACTGTTGGTGCTGGTGGCGATGAAGCCTCGGAAGGCGAGGGCGGCGTGTCTCTGGTTGCTCAGCCCGTCTTCCATCGCCCCTGGCCAGATGGAGGACCAAGAAGGCAACCGCCCCCCTCAGACCTAGCACCAATAGCGTCAGCAGAAGAAAGCCCGTGAGCAACTCCCAACCGGTACTCGGGAAGAGGAACCTGGAATCTGGAGAGGACCACAGCGAGAGAGAGTTGAGCAGGATGGCAAGGGCCTCGAAGCCCCTGAAGACCCGGCGCCAAAGAGTGTCGTCTCTGTGCGATGTCTGGGGGAAGGGGCGGCGCAGGTCTGAACACAGGTGCCACAGGTCCACGTGAGATTTAGTTCCGATGGTCAATAGGCACCAGAGGGCAACCTTGGGGTAGATGCCTGAGAAGAACATGACGTGACAGTAGGAGATGAGGAGCTCCAGGTAGCCTCGTGTCTGGGTGTCACAAGGTGGTCTGCTGCTCTGCTCTGTGATCTGTTTCACGATGGGAGGCTGAAGTTCCTGGTAGTTGTCACCAGGGGGAACCCTCCTCTTCCTTAAGGGGTTGAATTGGATCGCGGAAAGCAGCTTGAGGCCAAGGAGGGTGGCCAGCTGCACCGCCAGATGGAAGCGCACCGTGGTGACGTCATCCAGGACCAGCACTCTATAGAAGTGGACAGCAAAGTGGTTGAACATGCAGGAGAGAATGACTTCAGGGAGCAGGGGCTGTTTCCTTGTTGATTTTTCACCTGTCTGCTCGTGGTCAAGGCTTTGAGACATTTGAAAGGCCAAACAGTCCATTCCTGCCATTGCAACTGTCAGGGTGATTTCCGGGATGTACACAAGGATGTGGTAACAGATGGAACTGAGACCTCCATTCTGCAGGACATCCTCCACTAGTCCATCTAAGTGTAAATACATCAAGATCAGAGTGGATGAGAGGCAGAGGTTGCAGGTTAGGAAGGTGAAGGAGTGCTGCAGTCTCTTCCAGACCATCTTTCTAAGTCCCTCAGGTTGTGGTGGAGTTGAGCCCTGAGCCTCCCTGGACGCTGCTGGGGCTGTTGATGAGTGACTGTGAGCCTGGTCGACTACCACAGTCCCCCAGTCTCTCTCCAGGTCTTTGCTCTTCTGCCTCCAGCGTTGCAGGAACAGCCCCGACCATACAAAACCGGAGAGGGTGAAAAGCACCATGCCCCAGCCCAGCCTGAGGGCGTAGAAATGGAGAAATATAGACATGGTGGATTTCAAGAAGAGAGCGCCGACCAGCAAACCCTGTAACTCAAAGTATAGGGCCACTGCCTCTCCGAAATAAGACCTGATCTCTTCCAGCAGCTGCTGATGCTGTCTCCAACTGAAGGGTTTGAGGCCACACCAGCAAgccctccatctcccctgtAGGCTCTGAAGAAGTTGGGCCTCATGGAAAGGGTAGGTGTCCGTTAGGACTCCATTGCTGGACAAACTGGCCACCACTGGTTCATCTGGGAGGAGGTGAATCTGTCGAAACACCTGGACCcgctcacacacccccactcTTAGCCGGGCCAAGATCCTCTGCAACAGTGTGACACACTCAGCCGATGACAGAATCCCACAGACCCCCTCCGCAGTGCTCATCCCTCCCgggtcccccacctctggtagCTGCGCTCTTAAGGAGCAGCCGGGTTTGGGTCTGAACAGCAGGTCCTCGTCAGCCTCCAACAGCAGCCTCTCTGAGGTGGTCCCCACCGCAATGATGGCCCCCCCAGCCCTGTTCTGGCTGATCACTCTGGCAAGCAGGTCCAGTCCCCCCAGGGACTCTTTTGTAAGGATCCTCCCCAGGAGCCAGTCCACAGTGTCAGCCTCTGCCTCAGGGTGGAACTCCAACAGAATGAGAGGCTTTAACTCACTGAGGCGCTCTAATGGAAGCATGGGGCCTGCAAAGGTGAAACTGGTAAATCCTTTCTTCCCCACGCGCCCACCTCCTACAGGTAGTGTCATTTGGGAGTGCGGCAATTGCGGCAACTTCTTCTTGTGGTGGCAGGGTTCACCAGCACCCAGCTCTGAACGGTTGGCTTGTGTCAGCACTCAGTGAAGTATCATGAGAGGCCTCACACGCCGTGAGAATGTCTCGCAGTTGGGCATTGTGACATCATCACATCATAGAAAAATGGTTTCACATACACTGCGCTCTGTGACAAAATATTCTGAAGAACATGTCatgaaacattaacattttagaaaagcagatttgtttttatgaaTTTTCTCAACTACTCAAACcaaacagtattttttatattttttcatgaatTTTACTACTGTTCAAATCCTTTTAATttagtcaaaatgtttttctgtgatgTGTAAGAAAGTGTGCTTATTGGGTCAATTAAGAGGTGTGATACCAGATTTAACCAGAAGATGGTAATATCCCCTTACAAACACAGCTACTACAGCAATTCTACAGTCACTACAAGGGAGTTATAAATCAAGGTGTTGTTGACCAACGGAAATAACTTACATAATTTTTGTAATTCACTCAACTATTAGTCACTCATTTCTTGCTGAGAGATAGAACACTACATGTGATTCACACCAGTAAGAACAAagggaaaaactgttttaatCATTTTTGTCTATTTTTGAAAACATGGAAATGTGACTTCCTCTCTGGCTTGTATACAAAGTTACAGATTTTATTATGGCATTGATACAGTTTCATCTAACAAAAGCCATTGGAGAAATGCTAAGCCTCACACAGTGTTTCAGCATTTCATGGAAACCTGTGGGGTGACTTCTGTAACTTCATAATTTGTGCACCAGGAAGAAATTggacagtggatatgaaaaagTCTAGCACCCCTGTTAGACTTAAAAGGTTTcttgactttttatattcactgtatgcATGACTCTTGCCAGAAAGCAAGCAGTGGGATAAGAGAGGAGGGTGTGATTCAGgaggagaaaacagaaaaataaacttCCAGTCTTGTTTGTCTAGGGTGCGTCAATAagaggatctgtgtgtgtgtgggcgcagAAAGAGTAAAGCGGTGACAGCTCTGACTGACATCACTACCCCTGCAATGCCCTGACATAGTGCCTACAGAGCCAGCAGAGACAGGCCCAGAGGATTACTGACCCCCATAACCCTCCTCCCCCAGCTCTGACCTATCAAACACGGTCCATTAGAAAGTGCTAAggctctgtctgtcagtctacatgttctctgtctgtcagtctacatgttctctgtctgtcagtctacatgttctctgtctgtcagtctacatgttctctgtctgtcagtcttcatgttctctgtctgtcagtcttctacatgttctcttccaagtGACCAACATACACCAATTAATGCGTAAAGGGAACATATCACTGATGCTTTGTTTAGTTATATATAATATGGTATTTACAATGACATCTATTTCATTATATATGTCCATTAATATGGTATTTACAATGACATCTATTTCATTATATATGTCCATTAATATGATATTTACAATGACATCTATTTCATTATATATGTCCATTAATATGGTATTTACAATGACATCTATTTCATTATATATGTCCATTAATATGGTATTTACAATGACATCTATTTCATTATATATGTCCATTAATATGGTATTTACAATGACATCTATTTCATTATATATGTCCATTAATATGGTATTTACAATGACATCTATTTCATTATATATGTCTGCCATTCAGAAGTCATAGGGTCTCTTTGGAATTTCCTTGTTTCtcttgaaaacatacatgaaagg
This is a stretch of genomic DNA from Esox lucius isolate fEsoLuc1 chromosome 11, fEsoLuc1.pri, whole genome shotgun sequence. It encodes these proteins:
- the LOC105013450 gene encoding anoctamin-10-like, producing the protein MTLPVGGGRVGKKGFTSFTFAGPMLPLERLSELKPLILLEFHPEAEADTVDWLLGRILTKESLGGLDLLARVISQNRAGGAIIAVGTTSERLLLEADEDLLFRPKPGCSLRAQLPEVGDPGGMSTAEGVCGILSSAECVTLLQRILARLRVGVCERVQVFRQIHLLPDEPVVASLSSNGVLTDTYPFHEAQLLQSLQGRWRACWCGLKPFSWRQHQQLLEEIRSYFGEAVALYFELQGLLVGALFLKSTMSIFLHFYALRLGWGMVLFTLSGFVWSGLFLQRWRQKSKDLERDWGTVVVDQAHSHSSTAPAASREAQGSTPPQPEGLRKMVWKRLQHSFTFLTCNLCLSSTLILMYLHLDGLVEDVLQNGGLSSICYHILVYIPEITLTVAMAGMDCLAFQMSQSLDHEQTGEKSTRKQPLLPEVILSCMFNHFAVHFYRVLVLDDVTTVRFHLAVQLATLLGLKLLSAIQFNPLRKRRVPPGDNYQELQPPIVKQITEQSSRPPCDTQTRGYLELLISYCHVMFFSGIYPKVALWCLLTIGTKSHVDLWHLCSDLRRPFPQTSHRDDTLWRRVFRGFEALAILLNSLSLWSSPDSRFLFPRAMEDGLSNQRHAALAFRGFIATSTNSSRGSVSHCRDPAANQV